Proteins from one Calditrichota bacterium genomic window:
- a CDS encoding T9SS type A sorting domain-containing protein, which translates to FPKKGGRPFLTVTGSDGSYTFTNLHSGRYFVMAWARGFVGEFYNDVRNWKKATPVSVVSPDITPDITFGLAPVTEGAYTIAGKIMSRSGQHPLDHVFVYARGPMGTAGFAVTDENGLYAIVNLPAGHYRIFGIRPGYWQGADGDTTTSDSLDATVGSGESYDNANITMSEVSLTGVDDAGNGVLPSRYVLNQNYPNPFNPETTISYAIPKSGWVTVNVYNLLGQKIVTLENSHRAAGVYTLHWNGRDAFGEQVSSGIYLVQIQVKDKQGVAFQRVKKMTLMK; encoded by the coding sequence TTTCCTAAAAAGGGCGGACGACCCTTTTTAACGGTAACAGGCTCCGACGGGTCTTACACATTCACTAATCTGCATTCGGGCCGGTATTTTGTTATGGCCTGGGCGCGCGGGTTTGTGGGGGAATTCTACAACGACGTTCGAAATTGGAAAAAGGCAACTCCCGTTTCTGTCGTTTCTCCGGACATCACCCCGGACATCACCTTCGGACTGGCTCCCGTTACCGAAGGCGCCTACACGATCGCCGGAAAAATTATGAGTCGTTCAGGCCAGCATCCACTTGATCATGTTTTTGTGTATGCCCGCGGACCCATGGGAACGGCTGGATTTGCCGTTACGGATGAAAACGGCCTCTATGCCATTGTGAATCTGCCCGCCGGACACTACCGAATTTTTGGAATTCGCCCGGGGTATTGGCAGGGCGCCGATGGCGATACCACGACAAGTGACTCTCTTGACGCGACCGTTGGATCCGGAGAAAGCTACGACAACGCCAACATTACAATGTCTGAAGTATCACTAACCGGTGTGGATGACGCAGGAAATGGCGTGCTTCCTTCACGGTACGTCCTGAATCAGAATTATCCCAATCCATTTAATCCGGAAACCACGATTTCTTACGCGATTCCGAAGAGTGGGTGGGTAACGGTTAATGTTTACAATTTACTGGGACAAAAGATTGTCACCCTTGAAAATTCACACCGGGCGGCCGGTGTGTACACCCTGCACTGGAACGGCCGGGACGCCTTTGGAGAACAGGTTTCCTCGGGTATTTATCTCGTCCAAATTCAGGTTAAGGACAAGCAGGGTGTGGCCTTTCAACGTGTGAAAAAAATGACGCTTATGAAATAA